One Leptolyngbya sp. 'hensonii' DNA window includes the following coding sequences:
- a CDS encoding AI-2E family transporter, with translation MLESLKTLPNWLKLWLIFPLAFLNGWLWLLLLDYLQPLVSLLIAAIILAFLLNFPIRLLQERGMDRGAAIGLVLTIALLLIGFIAVTLVPLILEQLSGLVSSLPRLLQSGNEQIQSFQAWAVERRLPVDLTGIVDQAISQLSGILQATSSQLLSFFLSTISSLLNIALVLVLTIFMVLNGKDAWNGLFNWLPQPWNLTLQASIQQTFRRYFATQALLASILSLILTIAFLVLGVPYAVLFGVSIGLTTLIPYASPVTIVAVSLVVALQDFSLGLKVLVTAVIIGQLNDNILSPRLMGNTTGLNPIWLIIALFIGGKLGGILGLLIAVPLASVIKSTVDGLRSAALDTQ, from the coding sequence ATGCTTGAATCCCTGAAAACCTTACCCAACTGGCTCAAGCTTTGGCTGATCTTTCCCCTGGCCTTTCTCAATGGCTGGTTATGGTTACTCTTGCTGGATTACCTGCAGCCCCTGGTGAGCCTACTGATTGCTGCTATCATCCTGGCCTTTCTGTTGAATTTTCCGATTCGGTTGTTGCAAGAGCGGGGGATGGATCGGGGTGCGGCGATCGGTCTGGTGTTGACGATCGCCCTCCTCCTGATTGGCTTTATTGCTGTTACGCTGGTGCCCCTGATTCTGGAGCAGCTTAGTGGACTGGTCAGTAGTCTGCCTCGTTTATTACAGTCTGGAAATGAGCAGATCCAGTCCTTTCAAGCCTGGGCTGTCGAAAGACGCCTGCCGGTGGATCTGACCGGGATTGTTGATCAGGCCATCTCCCAACTGTCTGGCATTCTCCAGGCTACCAGCAGCCAGTTACTCAGTTTTTTCTTGAGTACGATCAGTAGTCTACTGAATATTGCCCTGGTGCTGGTTCTGACTATTTTCATGGTGTTGAATGGTAAGGATGCCTGGAATGGCCTGTTTAACTGGCTGCCCCAACCCTGGAACCTGACGCTGCAGGCTTCGATTCAACAAACCTTTCGGCGGTACTTTGCGACCCAGGCTCTGCTGGCCAGTATTCTCAGTCTGATCCTAACAATCGCGTTTTTGGTGCTGGGGGTTCCCTATGCGGTCTTGTTTGGCGTCAGTATCGGTCTGACGACTCTGATTCCCTATGCCAGTCCAGTGACGATCGTGGCTGTCAGCCTGGTTGTAGCCTTGCAGGATTTCAGCCTGGGCTTAAAGGTGCTGGTAACGGCAGTGATTATTGGGCAACTGAATGATAATATTTTGTCTCCCCGACTGATGGGCAATACGACGGGCTTGAATCCGATCTGGCTGATCATTGCCCTGTTTATCGGTGGCAAACTGGGGGGGATTCTAGGGTTGCTGATTGCGGTGCCTCTGGCCAGTGTGATCAAGAGTACGGTAGATGGGTTGCGATCGGCAGCACTGGATACCCAGTAG
- a CDS encoding ArsA family ATPase: MTFILTFLGKGGTGRTTVAIAAARRLAAEGKRVLLLGQDTGPAFGLLVGMNPGPDPQELVPNLQIAQLHSAAMLEHNWEEIKRLEAEYLRTPTLKSVYGQELGVLPGMDGALALNAIREYSASQTYDAIVYDGTGDQATLRMLGTPEVMSWYVRRFRQVFADSDFAKTMVPLLQPIVATLFNVDWLSGNFSQPTNQVNTLLDQGKDAVSNPEKMAAYLVTTADPMAIATARYLWGAAQQVNLTIGGVILNQATSTGALVAEFAPLPVNVLPSRTGADWQALMAALPDFHQATQAPRPMTINLAERKVRLFLPGFDKTQVKLSQNGPEVTIEAGDQRHNILLPPELSGKPVTGAKFQDSYLTISF; encoded by the coding sequence ATGACTTTTATCCTGACGTTTCTGGGCAAAGGGGGCACAGGTCGCACGACAGTGGCGATTGCAGCAGCCCGACGCCTTGCTGCTGAGGGGAAGCGAGTTCTTTTGCTGGGGCAGGATACAGGTCCTGCCTTTGGGCTTCTTGTAGGCATGAACCCTGGCCCCGATCCGCAGGAACTGGTGCCTAATCTGCAAATTGCTCAGTTGCATTCTGCTGCCATGCTGGAGCACAACTGGGAAGAGATTAAACGGTTGGAGGCAGAGTATTTGCGGACTCCTACCCTGAAATCGGTTTATGGTCAGGAGTTAGGTGTTTTGCCGGGAATGGATGGGGCTCTGGCGCTCAATGCGATACGGGAATATAGTGCCAGTCAAACCTATGATGCGATCGTGTACGACGGCACCGGGGATCAGGCTACGTTACGGATGCTGGGTACCCCTGAGGTGATGAGCTGGTATGTGCGTCGCTTTCGTCAGGTTTTCGCAGACTCCGACTTTGCCAAAACGATGGTGCCCCTGTTGCAGCCGATCGTGGCCACGCTGTTCAATGTGGATTGGTTAAGTGGTAACTTTTCCCAGCCCACCAACCAGGTCAATACCCTACTGGATCAGGGGAAGGACGCTGTCTCTAACCCAGAGAAAATGGCCGCTTATTTGGTGACGACGGCAGATCCAATGGCGATCGCAACTGCTCGGTACCTCTGGGGGGCTGCCCAGCAGGTCAACCTGACGATCGGGGGGGTCATCCTCAACCAGGCAACGTCTACGGGAGCTCTGGTGGCTGAGTTTGCGCCCTTGCCAGTGAATGTCCTGCCTTCCCGTACTGGCGCAGACTGGCAGGCTCTCATGGCGGCACTTCCAGATTTTCACCAGGCCACCCAGGCTCCCCGGCCCATGACTATTAATCTGGCGGAACGAAAAGTCCGTCTGTTCTTGCCCGGTTTTGATAAGACGCAGGTGAAGCTGTCTCAAAATGGGCCGGAAGTCACCATCGAAGCTGGCGATCAACGCCACAATATTCTTCTGCCTCCAGAACTGAGCGGTAAACCGGTGACTGGAGCCAAGTTTCAAGATAGTTACCTGACGATTTCGTTCTAA
- a CDS encoding Gfo/Idh/MocA family oxidoreductase yields the protein MGIAAGKDNMIGVGIVGTGFGQKIHIPGFAAHHQTQVVAVYHRDLAKARSIAAAHQIPQSVNSLSDLIDLPEIQAVSLSTPPFLHYEQAQTILRGGKHLLLEKPTTLMASEARDLYHLAAKTGCQVTMDFEFRCVPAWQWLAEQLAAGYVGQKRLIKVDWMVSSRADASRPWNWYACKDQGGGALGAIGSHSFDYLAWLFGPIRRLCARLSTTISSRPDPATGEMKPVDSDDACSFLLELADGTPCQICLSSVTYQGRGHWLEVYGDRGTLILGSDNQKDYVHGFRLWGSQGGEPLAELPIPDRLAFPKTYADGRLAPFIRIVDRWVQAIEQGQPVVPSLREGVYSQLLMDLAHQSHQTDRWVNVPDLDGFLRE from the coding sequence ATGGGTATTGCAGCAGGTAAGGATAACATGATTGGTGTTGGAATTGTCGGAACAGGATTTGGCCAGAAAATTCACATTCCAGGCTTTGCTGCCCACCATCAGACCCAGGTGGTGGCTGTCTATCACCGGGATTTGGCCAAAGCCCGATCGATCGCAGCAGCTCACCAGATTCCCCAGAGCGTGAACAGCCTCTCAGACCTGATTGACTTGCCTGAAATCCAGGCTGTCAGCCTCTCTACCCCACCCTTCCTGCATTACGAGCAGGCCCAAACCATCCTGCGGGGCGGCAAACACCTGCTCCTGGAAAAACCCACCACCCTGATGGCCTCAGAAGCACGCGACCTGTACCATCTGGCAGCCAAAACAGGGTGCCAGGTGACGATGGATTTTGAGTTCCGCTGTGTTCCCGCCTGGCAGTGGCTGGCCGAGCAATTGGCTGCGGGATATGTGGGTCAGAAGCGGCTGATTAAGGTGGATTGGATGGTCTCCAGTCGGGCAGATGCATCCCGTCCCTGGAACTGGTATGCCTGCAAGGACCAGGGCGGTGGGGCACTGGGAGCGATCGGCTCCCACTCGTTTGACTACCTGGCCTGGTTATTCGGCCCGATTCGCCGCCTCTGTGCCAGGTTGAGCACCACGATCTCCAGCCGCCCTGATCCGGCTACGGGAGAGATGAAACCGGTAGACTCAGACGATGCCTGCAGTTTCCTCCTGGAACTGGCGGATGGAACCCCCTGTCAGATCTGCCTCAGTTCCGTCACCTATCAGGGGCGGGGGCACTGGCTGGAGGTCTATGGCGATCGGGGTACCCTGATTTTGGGCAGTGATAACCAGAAAGATTATGTTCACGGCTTCCGTCTTTGGGGGAGTCAGGGGGGAGAACCCCTGGCAGAACTCCCCATCCCCGATCGGCTGGCTTTCCCCAAAACCTATGCCGATGGGCGACTGGCTCCCTTTATTCGAATTGTGGATCGCTGGGTGCAGGCGATCGAGCAGGGGCAACCTGTGGTTCCCTCCCTGCGAGAAGGGGTTTACTCCCAGCTTTTGATGGATCTGGCCCACCAATCCCATCAGACCGATCGCTGGGTGAATGTGCCTGATCTGGACGGTTTTCTGCGCGAGTGA
- a CDS encoding DUF2862 domain-containing protein, protein MEKGQKVRVCRLRDRVSPTIINRLGKVGIVSDYKMVDGSGIGMLVQFDDQFATWFFEDELELVR, encoded by the coding sequence ATGGAAAAAGGTCAAAAAGTCCGGGTCTGTCGTTTGCGCGATCGTGTTTCCCCGACGATTATTAATCGTCTTGGCAAAGTGGGCATCGTGTCAGACTACAAAATGGTGGACGGTAGTGGTATTGGCATGCTGGTTCAGTTCGATGATCAGTTTGCTACCTGGTTTTTTGAAGACGAGTTGGAACTGGTTCGCTGA
- a CDS encoding glycoside hydrolase family 15 protein — MAGLPHLKARLDYYYQQIKAVILTRQNPISGLLPASTAVNAHGDYTDAWVRDNVYSILAVWGLALAYRKIDVDQEGRAFELEYSVVKLMRGLLFAMMRQAHKVQRFKHSQLPLDALHAKYDTATGDTVVGDSEWGHLQLDATSLYLLMLAQMTASGLHIVFTIDEVNFVQNLVYYIGRAYRTPDYGIWERGNKINHGNPELNASSIGMAKAALEAMNGLDLFGVKGSQMSVIHVLPDEIARTRMTLESLLPRESGSKEVDAALLSVIGYPAFAVEKGDLCDRTRQEIMTKLQGNYGCKRFLRDGHQTVLEDNTRLHYEPWELKQFEHIECEWPLFFTYLLLDGLFRHDQVQVEEYQERLNQLLVQQGDLSLLPELYYVPQHLIPAERAAPHSQLRSPNENLPLVWAQSLYYLGQLLREGLLAIGDIDPLGRHLQIRRQREPVVQITLLAENEELQAKLEAYGITTQTPRQVAPIQVRHATELALAYTQIGRNDKLKLSGRPVRRLRSLTTSRIFWIRGEAIVFLPSFLDPQQFYLTLDYHFLVAKIRSELAYIQRHWCQPGRPMMTLLITEAMLETGREALLNLMQELQDGECNGVSVKLGRLNQLMLTAGTERINFLHDFEFVQAPVQDVSQVRYDLISNPDKNWPLSYRQEFRLECETNPQLLLTNLRSSNNLYEQIELLQALLRLRGTDFDTGLGGPGRLVTVADLLQEVYERAGQLQLWTIVRRAAGLLSKVDITLSDAVTDILVRQHQITVGKAYSEASLIVRPLSPQEIMDKIIEFCGEDMRDRVLTQEILIYLGLLLKTEPRLLDGLLTLRVGYLIVLLISELARELEVTQDEAYERLMQLSPHDIKVRLRQVLVEYQDLNRVVFQQESLHIRQPVIDWVVQPAEAEVDPTIVNWHRKRQLEGALNRVPTGFYPRVWQLLKHCKGLVIGDKFERRNRLDSHLILAEMTPQEKNFALRVEHLLNKIQAPEYRHVNVEALMALATLVEHNPQLQIEDYIVMDVVVGHAVRLAWLERESAGPPNFRSESTRERYNQHKASAWKAFYDSPPHLCTVSVMKALQFLSELGQTDSTPA, encoded by the coding sequence ATGGCTGGACTTCCTCACCTCAAAGCCCGACTGGACTATTATTACCAGCAAATTAAGGCTGTCATTCTGACACGCCAGAATCCCATTAGTGGGCTGTTGCCAGCCAGCACTGCAGTCAATGCCCATGGGGACTATACCGATGCCTGGGTGCGGGATAACGTTTACAGCATCCTTGCCGTTTGGGGGTTGGCCCTGGCCTATCGCAAAATTGACGTAGACCAGGAAGGACGGGCCTTTGAACTGGAATACAGTGTCGTTAAACTGATGCGGGGGCTCCTGTTCGCCATGATGCGGCAGGCCCACAAAGTGCAGCGCTTCAAACACAGCCAGTTACCTCTGGATGCCCTCCATGCCAAGTACGATACGGCCACGGGGGATACGGTGGTGGGGGATAGTGAGTGGGGGCATTTACAACTGGATGCCACGTCTCTGTATTTGCTGATGCTGGCCCAGATGACTGCTTCGGGTCTGCATATCGTTTTTACGATCGATGAAGTGAACTTTGTTCAGAACCTGGTTTACTACATTGGTCGAGCTTATCGGACCCCGGATTACGGGATCTGGGAGCGGGGTAACAAGATCAATCATGGAAATCCAGAACTGAATGCCAGTTCGATCGGCATGGCGAAAGCAGCTCTGGAAGCGATGAATGGCCTGGATCTGTTTGGGGTTAAAGGGAGTCAGATGTCCGTCATCCACGTTCTGCCGGATGAGATTGCCCGTACCCGTATGACCCTGGAATCTCTGCTGCCTCGGGAGTCTGGCTCTAAAGAAGTGGATGCAGCTTTGCTCAGTGTGATTGGCTATCCGGCCTTTGCCGTGGAAAAGGGGGATCTGTGCGATCGGACCCGTCAGGAGATTATGACCAAATTGCAGGGAAACTACGGCTGTAAGCGGTTCCTGCGCGATGGACATCAGACGGTGCTGGAGGACAATACCCGCTTGCACTATGAACCCTGGGAGCTGAAGCAGTTTGAACATATTGAGTGTGAGTGGCCCCTGTTTTTCACCTATCTGCTGCTGGATGGGCTATTTCGCCATGATCAGGTCCAGGTGGAGGAATACCAGGAGCGGCTGAATCAGTTGCTGGTGCAGCAGGGTGATCTGTCACTGCTCCCAGAGTTGTACTATGTGCCCCAGCATCTGATCCCGGCAGAACGGGCCGCCCCCCATAGCCAACTCCGGTCCCCGAATGAGAATTTGCCTCTGGTATGGGCTCAGAGCCTGTATTATCTAGGCCAGTTGTTGCGAGAAGGGCTCCTGGCGATCGGAGATATTGACCCACTGGGGCGTCATCTGCAGATCCGGCGGCAACGGGAACCGGTCGTTCAGATTACCCTGCTAGCAGAGAATGAAGAATTACAGGCCAAGCTGGAGGCCTATGGGATTACGACCCAGACTCCCCGTCAGGTTGCTCCGATTCAGGTGCGCCATGCGACGGAGTTGGCCCTGGCCTATACCCAGATTGGTCGTAACGATAAGCTGAAACTGAGCGGCAGGCCCGTGCGACGCCTCCGCAGTTTGACGACCTCCAGGATATTTTGGATTCGAGGGGAAGCAATTGTATTTCTGCCTTCTTTTCTGGACCCTCAACAGTTTTATCTGACCCTGGACTATCACTTCCTGGTGGCAAAAATCCGCAGTGAGCTGGCTTATATTCAGCGGCATTGGTGCCAGCCGGGTCGGCCCATGATGACGTTGTTGATTACAGAGGCAATGCTGGAAACCGGGCGAGAAGCCTTGCTGAATCTGATGCAAGAATTGCAAGATGGGGAATGTAATGGGGTTTCTGTCAAACTGGGTCGATTGAATCAACTAATGCTGACAGCGGGCACAGAGCGGATCAATTTCCTGCATGATTTTGAGTTTGTCCAGGCTCCGGTGCAGGATGTCTCCCAGGTGCGCTATGACCTGATCAGCAATCCCGATAAAAACTGGCCCCTGAGCTACAGGCAAGAATTCCGCCTGGAGTGTGAGACGAATCCCCAGCTCCTACTGACGAATCTGCGCAGTTCCAATAATCTGTATGAGCAAATCGAACTCCTGCAGGCTCTGTTACGGCTGCGGGGAACAGATTTTGACACGGGATTAGGGGGGCCGGGGCGGTTAGTTACGGTTGCGGACTTGCTGCAAGAGGTTTATGAGAGAGCGGGCCAGCTTCAACTCTGGACGATCGTCCGTCGGGCGGCTGGATTGCTGAGTAAGGTCGATATCACCCTCTCCGACGCTGTGACCGATATTCTGGTACGGCAACATCAAATTACTGTCGGCAAAGCCTATAGCGAAGCCTCCCTGATTGTGCGGCCCCTTTCGCCTCAGGAAATCATGGATAAGATCATTGAATTCTGTGGCGAGGATATGCGCGATCGGGTGTTGACTCAGGAAATTCTCATCTACCTGGGGTTGCTGTTGAAAACGGAACCTCGTCTGCTGGATGGGCTCCTCACCTTGCGAGTGGGCTATCTGATTGTGTTGCTGATTAGTGAACTGGCACGAGAACTGGAAGTTACTCAAGACGAAGCCTACGAACGCCTGATGCAACTCAGCCCCCATGACATTAAAGTGCGTCTGCGGCAGGTGCTGGTAGAGTATCAGGACTTAAACCGGGTGGTATTCCAGCAAGAATCCCTCCATATTCGACAGCCCGTGATCGATTGGGTGGTGCAACCTGCTGAAGCAGAAGTAGACCCTACGATCGTCAACTGGCACCGGAAGCGGCAATTAGAAGGGGCACTCAACCGGGTGCCGACAGGATTCTATCCTCGGGTCTGGCAGTTACTCAAGCATTGTAAAGGACTGGTGATTGGAGATAAATTCGAACGCCGCAATCGACTGGATAGTCATCTGATTTTGGCAGAGATGACTCCTCAGGAGAAGAATTTTGCCCTACGGGTAGAGCACCTCTTAAATAAGATCCAGGCCCCCGAATATCGCCATGTCAATGTGGAAGCCCTGATGGCTCTGGCCACTTTAGTTGAGCACAATCCCCAACTCCAGATCGAAGACTACATTGTGATGGATGTTGTTGTAGGCCATGCGGTTCGATTGGCCTGGTTAGAACGGGAATCCGCAGGCCCCCCAAATTTCCGCTCAGAATCCACCCGCGAACGGTATAACCAGCACAAAGCCTCTGCCTGGAAAGCCTTCTACGACAGCCCCCCCCATCTCTGCACCGTCTCCGTCATGAAAGCCCTCCAATTCCTGAGTGAATTGGGCCAAACTGACTCCACCCCAGCCTAA
- the chlG gene encoding chlorophyll synthase ChlG: protein MSDSTPSPISAEENSPSVENPEIAADRGAQARQLLGMKGAQSGETSIWKIRLQLMKPITWIPLIWGVVCGAASSGHYNWTPENFLIAAACMLMSGPLLAGYTQTLNDFYDREIDAINEPYRPIPSGVISIPQVVTQILVLLLAGVGVAYGLDQWAGHTFPTITVLALGGSFLSYIYSAPPLKLKQNGWLGNYALGASYIALPWWAGQALFGELTPVIVVLTLFYSLAGLGIAVVNDFKSVEGDRQLGLKSLPVMFGIDRAAWICVLMIDIFQAGIAAYLLAIHQNLYAVILILLIIPQITFQDMYFLRNPLENDVKYQASAQPFLVLGMLVAGLALGHAGG, encoded by the coding sequence ATGTCTGACTCGACTCCATCCCCAATCTCTGCGGAAGAGAATTCACCCTCCGTTGAAAATCCTGAAATTGCTGCCGATCGGGGGGCTCAGGCCCGTCAACTTCTGGGTATGAAGGGGGCACAATCCGGTGAAACCTCCATCTGGAAGATCCGGTTACAGTTGATGAAACCCATTACCTGGATTCCCCTGATCTGGGGAGTGGTCTGCGGGGCAGCTTCCTCTGGCCATTACAACTGGACACCAGAAAATTTTCTGATTGCGGCAGCCTGTATGCTCATGTCGGGTCCGCTGCTGGCTGGATATACCCAGACCCTGAATGATTTTTACGATCGGGAGATTGATGCCATCAATGAACCCTATCGTCCGATTCCCTCTGGAGTTATTTCGATTCCCCAGGTTGTGACTCAAATTCTGGTTCTGCTGCTGGCTGGGGTTGGTGTCGCCTATGGCCTGGATCAGTGGGCCGGTCATACATTTCCCACCATCACGGTTCTGGCTCTGGGAGGCTCCTTTTTGTCCTATATCTACTCTGCTCCCCCACTGAAGCTGAAGCAGAATGGCTGGTTGGGGAATTATGCGCTGGGAGCTAGCTATATTGCCCTGCCCTGGTGGGCTGGACAGGCCTTATTCGGAGAACTGACTCCGGTTATTGTGGTGCTCACCCTGTTTTACAGTTTGGCCGGATTGGGCATTGCGGTTGTGAATGACTTTAAAAGTGTGGAGGGTGATCGCCAACTGGGTCTGAAATCTCTCCCGGTCATGTTTGGCATCGATCGGGCTGCCTGGATCTGTGTGTTGATGATTGATATTTTCCAGGCTGGGATTGCTGCTTATTTGCTTGCTATTCACCAGAATCTGTATGCTGTAATTTTAATTCTGCTAATCATTCCCCAGATTACCTTTCAGGATATGTATTTCCTGCGTAATCCCCTCGAAAATGATGTGAAATATCAGGCCAGTGCGCAGCCTTTTTTGGTACTGGGCATGCTCGTGGCTGGCTTGGCTTTAGGTCATGCTGGTGGGTGA
- a CDS encoding DUF4333 domain-containing protein, with translation MKLVRQALATLIIITAAAASSALVFAYLASSIKVRPLPVASSSPQPSSDSPTPPSSPGTPSSLPSPSVTQPSSPSLFPGPGSPSPAVSPASPTAGSIQAKVEERIKAFFAQRTGVAIQSVACPATVRPTAGNTFVCNVTAEGVTFPVKVIVSNDQGDFRVEVKGLMVLARLEQQIQETVKQKTGVEVVANCGPRLRITKAGEMFQCQLTTPQGTQLVQVTVEDDQGRVRWKL, from the coding sequence ATGAAGCTCGTTCGACAAGCACTTGCAACCTTAATCATCATTACAGCTGCTGCTGCGTCCAGTGCTCTGGTCTTTGCCTATCTGGCTTCTTCTATCAAGGTTAGACCTTTGCCGGTTGCGTCGTCGAGTCCTCAGCCCAGCTCTGACAGCCCGACACCCCCCAGTTCCCCAGGAACCCCTTCCAGTTTGCCCTCCCCATCGGTGACTCAGCCTAGTAGCCCCAGCTTGTTTCCTGGTCCTGGGAGCCCCAGTCCTGCCGTTTCTCCAGCCAGTCCGACGGCTGGCTCCATCCAGGCCAAAGTGGAGGAGCGGATTAAGGCTTTCTTCGCCCAGAGAACGGGGGTCGCGATCCAATCTGTGGCCTGTCCAGCGACTGTTCGACCTACGGCAGGAAATACCTTCGTTTGTAATGTGACTGCCGAAGGGGTGACTTTTCCAGTGAAAGTAATTGTTAGCAATGATCAGGGAGACTTTCGGGTGGAGGTTAAGGGCCTGATGGTGCTGGCCAGACTAGAACAGCAGATTCAAGAAACGGTGAAACAAAAGACAGGGGTAGAAGTAGTGGCCAATTGTGGTCCACGTCTGCGGATTACCAAAGCAGGTGAGATGTTTCAATGCCAGCTCACGACTCCCCAGGGCACTCAACTGGTTCAGGTAACGGTTGAAGATGATCAGGGCCGGGTGCGTTGGAAGCTCTAA